The Gemmatimonadota bacterium genomic interval GACGAATGGCATGACGAGATCTTCGAGCAGTTACTCAATAGTTCGCGCTACGATGGAAGCGTCAGGAAAAGGAACACGGTCGGCTGCGTATGGCGCTCGTGGAAGCGACAGAACAAGGTCCCGTTGTCGGTGGCGGCGAGGCTAGCTCGGCGGCACGGCGTCACCTGGCCGAGATCCGCGCGAATCGAGGCGTTCGGCACAGGCAAGTCGGTGTCGGTGCCGCGGCAGGTGCTGGTAACTCCGGACCTTCTTTGGCTCCTAGGCCTCTTCATCGCAGAAGGATGTCATGTAGACAGCCGCGGTACCTATCGGCTTCTTGTCTCGTCCGACGAGGAGTACGTGCTGCGAGCGGCGGAGATCTTTGAATCCACGCTCGGCCTCGTGCCTACGGTGATTCCGCCGCAGGACGGTCGAGGGCCCTCGCTCCATGTCGACGGCAAGACGCTCCTCGTACTGTTCCGGGACGTCTTCCAGGTCACGGGGTATTCGCGCGACATTCGCTTGCCCCGGTGGGTCCTCCAGCTTCCGCTCAGCCGCCTGAAGCACTTTCTGGAGGGGTATCGTGAGGGCGACGGCACCCACACCGGATATCCGGAATGTCGGGAGCTGGCCTTCAACACGGTGAGCGAAGGGCTGGCCACGGACCTCACCTACCTTCTGCTTCGCTTCGGGATCGTGGCGTCGGTGGGGCGGTACACGACGACGTTCAAGCAGCGCTACGGTGACCGGGAATTCCCCTTTTGGCGGGTGACCGTCTGTGAGCTCTCCGATTTCGATATCCTGACATGGGACGAGGGAGTGGAGCAGACGCTCAATGCCACCCGCTCCGGCGACATCGTATGGGCGCGCGTCAACGACATCGAGCCGATCGAGGCATCTGAGTTCGTCTACGACTTCTCGGTCCCCGAGTACGAGAACTTCGTGGCGGGCAATGGTGTGTTTGCCCACAACACCTACGGACCTCGCATGAGGCCCGGAGACGGACGCGTCGTGTCGAACTTCATCGTGCAAGCGCTCCGCGGGGATCCGCTGACCCTGTACGGAGACGGTAGCCAGACACGGTCGTTCTGCTACGTGGACGACGAGGTCGACGGGATCTACCGGCTGTTCCACTCCGACCGCTCGGAACCGACCAACATCGGGAATCCGAACGAGTTCACGATCAAGGAGCTCGCACGAATCGTGTTGGAGGAGACCGGTAGCAAGTCCCCGATCGAGTCTTTGCCGCTCCCCGAGGATGACCCAAAGGTCCGGCAACCGGACATTTCGGTCGCGCGCGAGGTCCTCGGCTGGGAGCCGAAGGTCGAGATCCGAGATGGTATCCGGCGGACGCTGCCGTTCTTCGAGGAGGAGCTGGCGCGTCACGACGCGCGCGCCCGCACGATATGATCGAGCAACCACGCAGAGTCGAGAAGCCCTGGGGCTATGAGCTCATCTGGGCCGAGACCGACCAGTACGTCGGCAAGATCCTGCACGTGAACGCGGGTGAGGCGCTCTCGCTGCAATACCACGAGAGGAAGGACGAGACGATCTACCTGCTGAGCGGCACGATGCTGTTCCAGGCGGGACCGTCAGCCGACGAGCTCGTGGACTACCATATGGAAGCGGGTCAGCGATTCCATGTGACGACGGGCACGGTTCACCGCATGGTGGCTGAGACGGACGTGGACATCCTGGAGGCGTCCACTCCGCACTTGGAGGACGTGGTGCGCCTGGCGGACCGCTACGGGAGAGTCGAGCCAACTCCCGAGGGCTCATGACGCCTCTACCTTCGAACAGTTCGATTCTAGTCACCGGTGCCGCCGGGTTCCTAGGATCTCACCTCTCAGAAAGTCTTGTTCATGCGGGGCATCGAGTGGTCGGGCTCGATTCCTTCGATAACTTCTACGACCGGGCCATCAAGGAGCAGAACCTTTCCCAGCTCCGTGCCGCCTCGACCTTCTCCCTCGTTGAGGGCGACATCCGAGATGGCGCAACGTTGGATAGCCTGCCGTCCGATGTGAGCCTCGTGGTGCACCTCGCCGCGAAGGCAGGTGTGCGACCATCGATCGAGGATCCTCAACTGTACTCGAGCGTCAACGTGGATGGGACGTGGCGGCTGCTCGATTGGATGAGACAGCGAGGCATTCCACATTTCGTTTTTGCCTCGTCCTCATCGGTGTATGGGAATTGTGACGTCGCGCCGTTTAGGGAGGACTTGGTCGTGGACCGACCGATCTCCCCATATGCCGCCACGAAGCTCGCCGGTGAGCTCGCGTGTCATACCTATCATCACCTCCACGATCTGTCGGTGTTGGCCCTCCGTTTTTTCACCATCTACGGCCCTCGCCAACGCCCCGATCTCGCCATCCACAAGTTCGCTCGTCTGATGCGCGCAGGGCAGTCGATTCCGATGTTCGGCGATGGTTCCACCGAACGCGACTACACGTACATAGACGACATCCTCCAGGGGATTCTCGCGTCCATCGATCTGCTCCGGCGTTCTGAGCCGCTCTTCGAGATCGTCAACCTGGGCGAAAGCCGGACCGTGTCGCTGCACGAGATGATCCAGGTGCTCGGTGAGGAAATGGGGGTCGAGCCCGCTGTCGATCAGAAGCCGATGCAGCCGGGTGACGTTGAGCGCACCTACGCGGACGTATCTAAGGCGCGGGCGCTGCTCGCGTATGAGCCCAGCGTGGAGTTTCGGG includes:
- a CDS encoding GDP-mannose 4,6-dehydratase codes for the protein MQHFVEAADSEEDLWGWALVGEGITPLLDEWHDEIFEQLLNSSRYDGSVRKRNTVGCVWRSWKRQNKVPLSVAARLARRHGVTWPRSARIEAFGTGKSVSVPRQVLVTPDLLWLLGLFIAEGCHVDSRGTYRLLVSSDEEYVLRAAEIFESTLGLVPTVIPPQDGRGPSLHVDGKTLLVLFRDVFQVTGYSRDIRLPRWVLQLPLSRLKHFLEGYREGDGTHTGYPECRELAFNTVSEGLATDLTYLLLRFGIVASVGRYTTTFKQRYGDREFPFWRVTVCELSDFDILTWDEGVEQTLNATRSGDIVWARVNDIEPIEASEFVYDFSVPEYENFVAGNGVFAHNTYGPRMRPGDGRVVSNFIVQALRGDPLTLYGDGSQTRSFCYVDDEVDGIYRLFHSDRSEPTNIGNPNEFTIKELARIVLEETGSKSPIESLPLPEDDPKVRQPDISVAREVLGWEPKVEIRDGIRRTLPFFEEELARHDARARTI
- a CDS encoding cupin domain-containing protein, whose amino-acid sequence is MEQPRRVEKPWGYELIWAETDQYVGKILHVNAGEALSLQYHERKDETIYLLSGTMLFQAGPSADELVDYHMEAGQRFHVTTGTVHRMVAETDVDILEASTPHLEDVVRLADRYGRVEPTPEGS
- a CDS encoding GDP-mannose 4,6-dehydratase, encoding MTPLPSNSSILVTGAAGFLGSHLSESLVHAGHRVVGLDSFDNFYDRAIKEQNLSQLRAASTFSLVEGDIRDGATLDSLPSDVSLVVHLAAKAGVRPSIEDPQLYSSVNVDGTWRLLDWMRQRGIPHFVFASSSSVYGNCDVAPFREDLVVDRPISPYAATKLAGELACHTYHHLHDLSVLALRFFTIYGPRQRPDLAIHKFARLMRAGQSIPMFGDGSTERDYTYIDDILQGILASIDLLRRSEPLFEIVNLGESRTVSLHEMIQVLGEEMGVEPAVDQKPMQPGDVERTYADVSKARALLAYEPSVEFRDGVRMFLEWFDDPERSG